The Metabacillus schmidteae genome includes a region encoding these proteins:
- a CDS encoding NAD(P)/FAD-dependent oxidoreductase — protein sequence MKLYNGDLYWPETYKHISKYKQLNEVITCDVLIVGGGMSGALCAHTLSKLPIKTVLVEKETIGSGSSTANTGLLQYANDKMLHEFIEKLGEEKAVRFYKLCVKAVDDLEVVANELADPVDFIRRDSLYYASSEEDVPKLQKEYDALKKHQFDVDYLDKNAIKKMFSFEKPAALLTKGDAEVNPFKFIHTIIKNAHQKGVRIYEETELQEIGSDEEYMYFQSETGKIAAKKVIYSTGYESIPFAKKIGGKLNRTYAIATTPLPAFPNWTENCLIWETKRPYFYMRTTKDGRIIAGGLDEKINEVPSSKSIIEKHSKLLLQKIKEHFPQYNVDVSHAWVAKFGESVDGLPFIGQHPKNDRVFYCLGYGGNGTVYSMIGAQMIKDLIVYQSNPDAEIVRLDR from the coding sequence ATGAAATTATATAATGGGGACCTATATTGGCCGGAAACCTATAAACACATATCAAAGTATAAACAGCTTAATGAAGTAATAACTTGTGATGTTTTAATTGTTGGTGGAGGAATGTCAGGCGCTTTGTGTGCCCACACTCTATCAAAGCTACCTATAAAAACAGTATTAGTTGAAAAGGAAACGATTGGAAGTGGGAGTTCAACGGCTAATACAGGTTTATTACAGTATGCAAACGATAAGATGCTTCATGAATTTATTGAAAAACTAGGGGAGGAAAAAGCGGTTCGATTTTATAAACTTTGTGTGAAGGCAGTAGATGACCTAGAAGTAGTGGCAAATGAACTTGCTGATCCTGTCGATTTTATTCGTAGAGATAGCCTCTATTATGCTAGTTCTGAAGAAGATGTCCCAAAGCTTCAAAAAGAATATGATGCACTTAAGAAGCATCAATTTGATGTAGACTACTTAGATAAAAACGCAATAAAGAAAATGTTCTCATTTGAAAAACCTGCGGCGCTATTAACCAAAGGGGATGCAGAAGTAAATCCATTTAAATTTATTCATACTATTATTAAGAATGCACATCAAAAAGGTGTTCGTATCTATGAGGAGACAGAATTACAGGAAATAGGATCTGATGAAGAATATATGTATTTTCAATCTGAGACCGGTAAAATAGCTGCAAAAAAGGTGATTTATTCAACTGGCTATGAGTCAATCCCGTTTGCTAAAAAGATCGGGGGGAAATTAAACCGGACGTATGCAATAGCAACAACACCCTTACCTGCTTTCCCAAACTGGACGGAAAACTGCTTAATATGGGAAACGAAACGACCTTATTTTTATATGCGTACAACGAAGGATGGAAGAATTATTGCCGGAGGACTAGATGAAAAAATAAATGAAGTACCTTCAAGTAAATCAATCATAGAGAAGCATAGTAAATTGCTGCTTCAAAAGATAAAAGAGCATTTTCCTCAATATAATGTAGATGTTTCTCATGCATGGGTTGCGAAATTTGGGGAATCAGTTGACGGTCTGCCGTTTATTGGGCAGCATCCCAAAAATGATAGGGTCTTTTACTGTCTTGGATATGGTGGAAATGGAACTGTTTATAGTATGATTGGCGCGCAAATGATAAAAGATTTAATAGTATATCAATCAAATCCCGATGCGGAGATCGTGCGTCTTGATCGTTAA
- a CDS encoding DUF3231 family protein, with product MASSARVPITSSELGNLWMTYQEKTMIMRFLEYFLEHADNEEARTILQNYYERADKSVETLKKFFQEEGAVIPNGFTVEDVNKGVPKLFNFMYDLMYLHMMAKIDTNLYALYSTMSYRQDIRQFFRRLTAEAQEVYDQTTEALLETGVLSRPPYVSMPKEVKYVNDKKYMAGLNWLSNERSLNTIEISLIHHAIETNLTGMQLMIGFAQVANNQQVRNHFIKGMELSKKVETSLGEFLRQDFIEPPATYAGKATDSTIAPFSDKLMLYNTSLLTTFGLGSNALGGAFSLRTDLPAKMALLSKDILDFAKQGGKIMLKNGWMEEPPMIEDRNQLTKR from the coding sequence ATGGCTAGTTCAGCTCGGGTACCAATTACATCTTCGGAATTAGGGAATTTATGGATGACATATCAAGAAAAAACAATGATTATGAGATTTCTGGAATACTTTCTTGAGCATGCGGATAATGAGGAAGCAAGAACGATTCTACAAAATTATTATGAACGTGCAGATAAAAGTGTTGAGACTCTAAAAAAATTTTTTCAAGAGGAAGGCGCAGTCATTCCAAATGGCTTTACTGTTGAAGACGTGAATAAAGGGGTTCCAAAACTATTCAATTTTATGTATGACCTTATGTATTTACATATGATGGCTAAAATAGATACGAATCTTTACGCACTTTATTCAACAATGTCTTACCGGCAGGATATTAGGCAATTTTTTAGACGTTTAACTGCAGAAGCACAAGAGGTATATGATCAAACAACAGAGGCTTTGCTAGAAACCGGGGTTCTTTCTCGACCTCCTTATGTATCAATGCCAAAAGAAGTAAAGTATGTCAATGATAAAAAATATATGGCAGGATTAAACTGGCTTAGTAATGAAAGATCTTTAAATACAATAGAAATTTCTCTTATCCATCATGCCATTGAGACAAACCTGACAGGGATGCAATTGATGATTGGTTTTGCACAAGTAGCAAATAATCAACAGGTAAGAAATCATTTTATTAAAGGCATGGAGCTTTCTAAAAAAGTCGAAACATCGCTGGGTGAATTTTTACGTCAAGATTTTATCGAACCACCTGCAACTTATGCTGGAAAAGCGACTGATTCTACAATCGCTCCATTCTCAGATAAATTAATGCTTTATAATACTAGCTTATTAACGACTTTTGGGCTCGGAAGTAATGCACTTGGCGGTGCGTTTAGTTTACGCACAGATTTACCAGCTAAAATGGCGCTCCTTTCGAAAGATATTCTTGATTTTGCAAAACAAGGTGGAAAAATTATGTTGAAAAACGGTTGGATGGAAGAACCTCCTATGATTGAAGATCGAAACCAATTGACAAAAAGATAA
- a CDS encoding methyl-accepting chemotaxis protein gives MKKLRNLKIGWKYSLALIFSIILFGISAFFIYGQMQDISAQLNLLDKSGDRAIKTTEMASLFRGKDIRIADYIMNPDEKYIEEFKERQEKFNALQDELSKSIDTKEEELYFNVIAKNDKEVNDLFLNTIVPAIKSGETDNIKFNRESTQVLRSNTVKNLDELKSMINNQRDLAVQNTKESIKQSIITLIISISASILLGFSIVLIVNRAVQKSLNKVISMAREISDGNLQIEASDYDGKDEIGQLSLAMNNMLSNLREMIQQISNVSGTVSSQSEELTQAANEVKDGSNQVASTMQELSSGSESQAHASTELAETMTTFVDKIKESNSFGEKIVLSSVSAQDLTEEGSRLMASSIDQMNKINNIVKASVEKMKNLDKQSKEISNLVGVIQSIAEQTNLLALNAAIEAARAGEHGKGFAVVASEVRKLAEQVSASVSDITGIVHNIQVDSYAVVSSLEEGYSEVEKGTMGIETTGKTFETIHISISEVVDKIQGVAMRLYEIDQECIKMNNSIDDIASVSEESAAGIEQTAASVQQTSSSMEEIAGSAEQLSSLSEDLNHLIKRFKL, from the coding sequence ATGAAGAAGCTAAGAAATTTAAAAATAGGCTGGAAGTATAGCCTTGCATTAATTTTTTCTATTATTCTCTTTGGTATTTCTGCATTTTTTATTTATGGTCAAATGCAAGATATATCAGCGCAACTAAATTTACTTGATAAAAGCGGAGATCGGGCTATAAAAACAACAGAGATGGCATCGCTTTTTAGAGGTAAGGATATCCGAATTGCCGACTATATTATGAATCCTGATGAAAAATACATAGAAGAGTTTAAAGAGAGACAAGAGAAATTTAATGCTCTACAAGATGAGCTGTCGAAATCAATTGATACGAAAGAAGAAGAGCTATATTTTAATGTTATTGCAAAAAATGACAAAGAAGTAAATGATCTTTTTCTTAATACTATTGTCCCAGCGATCAAAAGTGGAGAGACTGATAATATCAAGTTTAATAGAGAATCAACACAGGTACTAAGAAGTAACACCGTTAAAAACCTGGATGAGTTAAAAAGCATGATCAATAACCAACGAGACCTGGCTGTTCAAAATACTAAAGAGAGCATTAAACAGTCGATCATCACGCTAATTATTTCAATTTCCGCTTCCATCTTATTAGGGTTTAGTATAGTGCTAATTGTCAACCGTGCAGTACAAAAATCATTAAATAAGGTCATTTCTATGGCTAGAGAAATTTCAGACGGAAATCTACAAATTGAAGCAAGTGATTATGATGGTAAAGATGAAATTGGTCAATTAAGCTTAGCTATGAATAATATGCTTTCTAATTTGCGGGAAATGATTCAACAAATTTCAAACGTGTCAGGAACGGTTTCAAGCCAAAGTGAAGAACTAACACAAGCAGCTAACGAAGTAAAGGACGGAAGCAATCAGGTAGCATCAACCATGCAGGAATTATCGTCAGGATCTGAATCACAAGCACATGCTTCAACTGAACTAGCAGAAACGATGACTACTTTTGTTGATAAAATTAAAGAATCAAACTCTTTTGGAGAAAAAATTGTCCTTTCATCAGTATCAGCGCAAGATTTAACAGAAGAAGGCAGTCGTCTTATGGCATCTTCAATTGATCAAATGAATAAAATTAACAACATTGTCAAAGCATCTGTTGAAAAAATGAAAAACTTAGATAAACAGTCTAAAGAAATTTCTAATTTAGTCGGTGTTATCCAGTCTATTGCTGAACAAACGAATCTACTTGCATTAAATGCTGCTATTGAGGCTGCCAGAGCAGGAGAACATGGAAAAGGTTTTGCTGTTGTAGCAAGTGAAGTACGAAAATTAGCTGAACAAGTATCTGCTTCCGTATCTGATATTACAGGTATTGTTCATAACATCCAAGTGGATTCATATGCGGTAGTCAGCTCGTTGGAGGAAGGGTACTCTGAAGTTGAAAAAGGAACAATGGGCATAGAAACCACCGGGAAAACATTCGAAACTATCCACATTTCAATCTCTGAAGTAGTAGACAAAATTCAAGGTGTGGCGATGCGTTTATATGAAATTGATCAGGAATGCATCAAAATGAACAATTCCATTGATGATATAGCTTCCGTTTCAGAGGAATCTGCTGCCGGAATTGAACAAACAGCAGCCTCTGTTCAACAAACGAGCAGCTCTATGGAAGAAATCGCTGGAAGTGCAGAACAGCTCTCCAGTCTTTCGGAAGATCTGAATCACCTTATTAAAAGATTTAAACTATAA
- a CDS encoding DUF1648 domain-containing protein, whose product MSTSWKWPKIHIQKTKSEWTWDIIGYASYLGSVLFLMIVWNMLPDEVPAHYNAMGEVDRWGSKWEMVILPIVGAFLLVTMQIVEKYPEVHNYPARLNESNAEKFYLSSRKLVNQLKNICLILFAFIIFESASIALDWGSGFSIWFLPLTLLGTGVPIIVGIMKQRKIK is encoded by the coding sequence ATGTCAACTTCCTGGAAATGGCCTAAAATTCACATTCAAAAAACAAAAAGTGAATGGACCTGGGATATAATTGGCTATGCTTCTTACTTAGGTTCTGTACTCTTTTTAATGATCGTTTGGAATATGCTCCCGGATGAGGTTCCGGCACATTATAATGCCATGGGAGAAGTTGATCGTTGGGGATCAAAATGGGAAATGGTGATTTTACCTATTGTCGGGGCATTTTTGTTAGTTACCATGCAGATAGTAGAAAAATATCCTGAAGTGCACAATTATCCTGCGCGCTTAAATGAATCGAATGCAGAAAAGTTTTATTTATCAAGTCGAAAACTAGTTAATCAACTGAAGAATATATGTTTAATTCTTTTTGCGTTTATTATTTTTGAATCAGCTTCTATTGCGTTAGACTGGGGAAGTGGCTTTAGTATATGGTTTTTACCGCTCACTCTTTTAGGTACTGGTGTTCCAATAATAGTAGGAATAATGAAGCAAAGAAAGATTAAATAG
- a CDS encoding GIY-YIG nuclease family protein, producing MDRKKELKHQFKETPVEAGVYQIKNEKNNKVFIASTRNLKSLNGKKFMLETNSFIPNKQLQNEWNAFGKDAFTFTILEKLKKKDEPYFNEKEALALLEEKWLEQVQPFGEKGYHTK from the coding sequence ATGGATCGAAAAAAAGAATTAAAACATCAATTTAAAGAAACACCAGTTGAGGCAGGTGTTTATCAAATAAAAAACGAAAAAAATAACAAAGTCTTTATCGCAAGTACAAGAAATTTAAAAAGTTTAAATGGTAAAAAATTTATGTTAGAAACAAATAGTTTCATACCAAATAAACAACTCCAAAATGAATGGAATGCATTCGGAAAGGATGCATTCACATTTACAATTTTAGAAAAACTGAAAAAGAAGGATGAACCTTATTTTAATGAAAAAGAGGCTTTAGCCCTTCTGGAGGAAAAGTGGCTGGAACAGGTTCAGCCTTTTGGTGAGAAAGGGTACCATACAAAGTAA
- a CDS encoding DUF2087 domain-containing protein produces the protein MEISSMFWEATLEELKQGYIENKDSYTCLLCEKKIEKGIIYPYENRLYEAERFMRVHIESTHSSVFDYLIGMDKKLTGLTDHQKRLLQLFYQGKNDKDIQNELEIGSTSTIRQHRFALKEKERQAKTFLAMMELLKEKDEFAPAFLPVHKTATMVDDRYNITEDEQEKIIKKYFPQGTRKPISKFPPKEKQRLIVLREIAGALEAEHIYKEKELNQTLKYFYEDYALIRRYLIEYGFINRKSDGSQYWVKK, from the coding sequence ATGGAAATATCCAGCATGTTTTGGGAAGCAACTCTTGAGGAACTAAAGCAAGGATATATTGAAAATAAGGACTCTTATACTTGTTTATTATGCGAGAAGAAGATAGAAAAAGGGATTATTTATCCATACGAAAATAGACTTTACGAGGCAGAAAGATTTATGAGGGTCCATATTGAAAGCACTCACAGTAGTGTTTTTGATTATTTAATCGGAATGGACAAAAAACTTACCGGTCTTACCGACCATCAAAAGCGTCTTTTACAGCTTTTTTATCAAGGGAAAAATGACAAAGATATTCAAAATGAACTTGAAATTGGAAGTACCTCAACCATTCGCCAGCACCGGTTTGCCTTAAAGGAAAAGGAACGACAAGCAAAGACGTTTTTAGCCATGATGGAGTTACTCAAGGAAAAAGATGAGTTTGCACCTGCCTTTTTACCGGTCCATAAAACAGCCACAATGGTAGATGACAGATACAATATTACAGAGGATGAACAAGAGAAAATAATAAAGAAATACTTCCCACAGGGAACGCGAAAGCCTATTAGTAAATTCCCACCAAAAGAAAAACAAAGGCTAATTGTTCTAAGAGAAATTGCCGGTGCATTAGAGGCGGAACATATCTACAAAGAAAAAGAGCTCAATCAGACATTAAAATACTTTTATGAAGACTATGCCTTAATTAGAAGATATTTAATCGAATATGGTTTTATTAACCGTAAGTCAGACGGAAGTCAGTATTGGGTAAAAAAATAA
- a CDS encoding MarR family winged helix-turn-helix transcriptional regulator: protein MKSRDQQLEQFVDFFQAIGRSMKRNQRSNQKATEMTKTQWLILRFLWKHDRCSIGQLAEQLEVRSSSMSQMIDRLELAGMVSREPNQHDARTKVVTLTETGRESITKMKDAQVELLAGPFNQLTFEEQETLVNILKKMAYNLNQKED from the coding sequence ATGAAATCACGTGACCAGCAGCTGGAACAATTTGTTGATTTTTTTCAAGCGATTGGTCGGTCTATGAAGAGAAATCAGAGAAGTAATCAAAAGGCAACAGAGATGACGAAGACTCAATGGCTTATTCTTCGCTTCCTTTGGAAACACGATAGGTGTTCAATTGGTCAACTTGCAGAACAGTTGGAAGTTCGTTCAAGTTCCATGTCTCAAATGATTGATCGCTTAGAGTTAGCAGGAATGGTTTCTCGGGAACCGAATCAACATGACGCAAGAACCAAAGTTGTGACCTTAACAGAAACAGGTAGAGAATCTATTACGAAAATGAAAGACGCTCAAGTAGAATTGCTTGCCGGTCCGTTCAATCAGCTAACTTTTGAAGAACAAGAAACACTCGTAAACATTTTAAAAAAGATGGCATACAATCTTAATCAGAAGGAAGATTAA
- a CDS encoding nitroreductase family protein, whose translation MNTLEIIHSRRTIKSFKSDSISQEQLNKWLQAGTMAPNHKMTEPWEVLVVGKETRGKINHKADFFGAPVVLAVLSKHGATEIETYENLITTACFVQNFNLAAWEDGAGTFWSSVGNAQKNREILGVSDDYNVVGVLGVGYPEEINAPKDRAPIQEKIKYLP comes from the coding sequence TTGAATACACTAGAAATCATTCATTCCCGTCGTACCATCAAAAGTTTTAAATCAGATTCAATTAGTCAGGAGCAATTGAATAAATGGCTTCAAGCAGGGACAATGGCGCCGAACCATAAAATGACAGAACCTTGGGAAGTGCTTGTTGTTGGAAAAGAGACAAGGGGAAAAATAAATCATAAAGCTGACTTTTTTGGTGCACCCGTTGTTCTAGCCGTATTATCTAAGCATGGTGCAACCGAAATCGAAACATATGAAAATTTAATTACAACAGCTTGTTTCGTTCAAAATTTTAATTTAGCGGCATGGGAAGATGGAGCAGGAACATTCTGGTCATCCGTTGGAAATGCTCAAAAAAACCGTGAAATCTTAGGTGTATCTGACGATTATAATGTTGTCGGAGTACTTGGGGTAGGATATCCGGAAGAAATCAATGCACCAAAAGACAGAGCACCAATTCAAGAGAAAATAAAATACTTACCATAA
- a CDS encoding cupin domain-containing protein, which produces MALNTETAQFTFDMNKSPLMQKDKNNYINILGVQQLNTLKNVSLLDIFLSANNVVEPHYHQNAAELVYCISGAAVVSILNPNTKQIQNFPITPGQVANVPKAWWHYEVATVDNTHLLAIFDAKTPEVILGSDLLTLTPPNIMAHTYCMDENKWKEAIKPVTPSTFIGPTKNCKKPQNRSNTSPQFRNQHDWRYLKPQNYSYFPYPY; this is translated from the coding sequence ATGGCCTTAAATACAGAAACAGCACAATTCACTTTTGATATGAATAAAAGTCCACTTATGCAAAAAGATAAAAACAATTACATTAATATTTTAGGAGTGCAGCAATTAAACACTCTTAAAAATGTTTCATTACTTGATATCTTTCTTAGTGCAAATAATGTAGTTGAACCACATTATCACCAAAATGCAGCTGAGCTTGTTTATTGTATTTCCGGTGCAGCTGTTGTCTCCATTTTGAACCCAAATACAAAGCAGATTCAAAATTTCCCTATTACACCTGGTCAAGTAGCAAATGTCCCTAAAGCATGGTGGCATTATGAGGTAGCTACAGTAGACAATACTCACTTGCTTGCTATTTTTGATGCAAAAACACCGGAAGTTATCCTTGGCTCAGATCTTTTAACATTAACACCACCAAATATTATGGCTCACACCTACTGTATGGATGAAAACAAATGGAAGGAAGCCATCAAACCTGTTACACCATCCACGTTCATTGGTCCTACTAAAAATTGTAAAAAACCACAAAATCGCTCTAACACATCACCACAATTTAGGAATCAACATGACTGGCGCTATCTGAAGCCTCAGAATTATTCTTACTTTCCATATCCCTATTAA
- the corA gene encoding magnesium/cobalt transporter CorA: MINVVGITYENQIEKNLSIHDADFDKYKWFWVDFHEPNDDEIKHLAYTFRFHPLAIEDCIQRNQRPKLDYYDDHSFYVTHIVREQNDEIYKEEIDFFVGEKFIVTVHRLSAKEVAQVWDRLLEQKNTEKWDSFYVFYQILDKIVDNYFPLIYKIEDRLDKIEDNTQNKSMTVLMNELFDTRHMLLNLRHSVHPMRDLLYRMLNSHHLIGIRERREYFSDIYDHLLKLSEMVMSNREITADIRDSYLSLNSHQTNNVMKVLTIITSIFAPLTFIAGIYGMNFENMPELTWDYGYFISLGLMLVIGILMFLWFKSKGWFK, encoded by the coding sequence ATGATAAATGTAGTTGGGATTACATATGAAAATCAGATAGAAAAGAATCTCTCAATACATGACGCAGATTTTGATAAATATAAGTGGTTTTGGGTGGATTTTCATGAGCCTAATGATGATGAGATCAAGCATCTTGCGTACACATTCCGTTTTCATCCATTGGCGATTGAAGATTGTATACAAAGAAATCAACGGCCAAAGCTGGATTATTATGATGATCATAGCTTTTATGTCACCCATATTGTAAGAGAACAAAATGATGAAATATATAAAGAGGAAATTGACTTTTTTGTTGGTGAAAAATTTATTGTGACAGTTCATCGATTGTCAGCGAAAGAAGTAGCACAGGTCTGGGACAGATTATTAGAACAAAAGAATACGGAGAAATGGGATAGCTTCTATGTGTTCTATCAAATTTTAGACAAGATTGTAGACAATTATTTTCCGCTTATTTATAAGATAGAAGACCGACTGGATAAAATTGAAGATAACACACAAAACAAATCAATGACGGTTTTAATGAATGAGTTATTTGATACAAGACATATGCTGTTAAACTTAAGACATAGCGTGCATCCAATGCGGGATTTACTTTATAGGATGCTAAATTCGCATCATTTAATTGGGATAAGAGAAAGAAGAGAGTATTTTTCTGATATTTACGACCATCTTTTGAAATTATCAGAAATGGTTATGTCAAATAGAGAAATAACGGCAGATATACGAGACAGCTATCTCTCGTTAAACTCGCATCAAACAAATAATGTGATGAAGGTTCTCACGATTATTACTTCTATCTTTGCCCCTTTAACATTTATCGCAGGAATTTACGGTATGAATTTTGAGAATATGCCAGAGTTAACATGGGATTATGGCTACTTTATATCATTAGGCTTAATGTTAGTAATAGGAATTTTAATGTTCTTGTGGTTCAAGAGCAAAGGTTGGTTTAAATAA
- a CDS encoding DedA family protein produces MENWLMSVMENYGYVGIMLLIALENIFPPIPSEVILTFGGFMTTTTNLSIVGVVIASTIGSVVGAGVLYFIGLQLDVERLDKIVDKWGHILRLTKKDVHKADAWFDKYGPWTVFFCRFVPLIRSLISIPAGMSNMKLGLFFVLTTFGTLIWNIVLVYLGASVGGSWEVIVEKMEIYSDVVYVVLALLAVAFVIFYIKTRRKK; encoded by the coding sequence ATGGAAAATTGGTTAATGTCAGTTATGGAGAATTATGGGTATGTAGGGATTATGTTACTAATTGCTTTAGAGAATATCTTTCCTCCAATTCCCTCAGAAGTGATTTTAACTTTTGGCGGTTTCATGACCACCACAACGAATTTATCAATTGTTGGAGTTGTCATCGCCTCGACAATTGGTTCTGTTGTAGGAGCTGGTGTGCTTTATTTTATCGGGTTACAGCTTGATGTAGAAAGGCTCGATAAAATAGTGGATAAATGGGGCCATATATTACGTTTGACAAAAAAAGATGTTCATAAAGCTGATGCATGGTTTGATAAGTATGGCCCTTGGACAGTTTTCTTTTGTCGTTTTGTCCCGTTAATTCGCAGTCTCATTTCGATTCCTGCCGGGATGTCTAATATGAAGTTGGGTTTATTTTTTGTTTTGACAACATTTGGAACCCTTATTTGGAATATCGTCTTAGTCTACCTGGGTGCTTCGGTTGGGGGATCATGGGAAGTAATTGTTGAAAAAATGGAGATTTACTCAGACGTCGTGTATGTAGTTTTGGCTCTATTAGCGGTTGCTTTTGTTATTTTCTATATTAAAACAAGAAGAAAGAAGTAA